Proteins found in one Pyxidicoccus trucidator genomic segment:
- a CDS encoding linear amide C-N hydrolase, translating into MRRTQARPVGTRTSVPFQSQTLKLLPLHLPIHDASGNSIVVEFIDGKPNIYSNPVAVLTNDPPFPLQLENLGGYSNLSPWDARPVEMGGKSFAPSGHGSGLRGMPGGSCTPST; encoded by the coding sequence GTGAGGAGGACGCAAGCGCGTCCCGTCGGAACGCGGACCTCCGTTCCTTTCCAAAGCCAGACACTCAAGCTGCTGCCGCTGCACCTCCCCATCCACGATGCCAGCGGCAACAGCATCGTCGTGGAGTTCATCGACGGGAAGCCGAACATCTACTCCAACCCCGTGGCCGTCCTGACCAACGACCCGCCCTTCCCGCTCCAGCTCGAGAACCTCGGAGGCTACTCGAACCTGTCGCCCTGGGATGCCAGGCCCGTGGAGATGGGTGGCAAGTCCTTCGCACCCTCGGGACACGGCAGCGGCCTGAGGGGCATGCCGGGTGGCTCGTGTACTCCATCGACCTGA
- a CDS encoding cysteine hydrolase family protein has translation MTKQAKARSSRANEKRSDTALLIIDVINDLDFPGGEKVLPWALRMVDRLGPFAARMRRAGVPVIYVNDNFGYWRSNFSDIYKHCTRPGIRGRDVARALKPVPDDYFILKPKHSAFFATSLVPLLEHLGTKKLILAGIATNLCIFFSAHDAHMHEYKLTVLSDCCAAESDEDHDLALSQLQRFLRVRVCRSDELKLTAKRKRSSAKRPPPSK, from the coding sequence GTGACGAAGCAGGCGAAGGCGCGAAGCAGCCGGGCGAACGAGAAGCGCTCCGACACGGCGCTGTTGATCATCGACGTCATCAACGACCTGGACTTCCCTGGTGGAGAGAAGGTCCTGCCGTGGGCCCTGCGGATGGTGGACCGGCTGGGGCCCTTCGCCGCGAGGATGCGGCGGGCCGGAGTGCCGGTCATCTACGTCAACGACAACTTCGGGTACTGGCGCAGCAACTTCAGCGACATCTACAAGCACTGCACGCGGCCAGGCATCCGGGGCCGCGACGTCGCGCGAGCCCTCAAGCCCGTGCCGGACGACTACTTCATCCTCAAGCCCAAGCACTCGGCCTTCTTCGCCACCTCGCTGGTGCCCCTGCTGGAGCACCTGGGCACGAAGAAGCTCATCCTCGCGGGCATCGCCACCAACCTCTGCATCTTCTTCAGTGCCCACGACGCGCACATGCACGAGTACAAGCTCACCGTGCTGAGTGACTGTTGCGCCGCCGAGAGTGACGAGGACCATGACCTCGCGCTCTCACAGCTCCAGCGCTTCCTCCGCGTGCGGGTCTGCCGGAGCGATGAGCTGAAGCTGACCGCGAAGCGGAAGCGCAGCTCGGCGAAGCGGCCTCCACCTTCGAAGTGA
- a CDS encoding ankyrin repeat domain-containing protein, producing the protein MTDKQHELVSLLQKINDLHYIETYNRVELPQAEYLAILRKAQDGNAALIDGVRRLLSEGVSLDFKTINGHTPLAVAVTHNNVEVVQLLLEHGADLHSTAGYDTPLHRAAEFGADRVVRLLIEKGLDPRGKTPGGRTVLSAARSSRHSKNVVPLLVELLKKTKSERPPPPKKAKELSEENVTRYLSGTAPERLAARDWEALRDFMDSVFVEEYSVTIDQLYESIEEHGGMRPHLVFACIGLIKQVSTREPRQKTVKKVSKNVYVHHGDLEVDGSLKVGSLMVTGNLKVKGKAENVQGRQLFVGGDFECDTFYTEGPVVIGGDLRARAVDAYYNDYGLEVRGVLKADTLTIERHQVMAGRFDVQQRIDK; encoded by the coding sequence ATGACGGACAAGCAGCATGAGCTGGTCTCCCTCCTCCAGAAGATCAACGACCTGCACTACATCGAGACCTACAACAGGGTCGAGCTGCCGCAGGCCGAGTACCTCGCCATCCTGCGCAAGGCCCAGGACGGCAATGCCGCGCTCATCGACGGCGTCCGGCGGCTCCTCTCCGAGGGAGTGAGCCTCGACTTCAAGACCATCAATGGCCACACGCCCCTGGCTGTCGCGGTGACGCACAACAACGTCGAGGTGGTCCAGCTCCTGCTCGAGCATGGCGCCGACCTCCATTCGACGGCCGGCTACGACACGCCGCTGCACCGGGCGGCGGAGTTCGGAGCCGACAGGGTGGTCCGGCTCCTCATCGAGAAGGGGCTGGACCCGCGAGGAAAGACGCCGGGCGGCCGGACTGTCCTGTCCGCTGCTCGAAGCTCGAGGCACAGCAAGAATGTGGTCCCCCTGCTGGTCGAGCTCTTGAAGAAGACGAAGTCAGAGCGACCGCCCCCGCCGAAGAAGGCGAAGGAGCTCTCCGAGGAGAACGTCACCCGCTACCTGTCCGGCACCGCGCCGGAGCGGCTGGCGGCCCGGGACTGGGAGGCGCTCCGGGACTTCATGGACAGTGTCTTCGTCGAGGAGTACTCGGTCACCATCGACCAGCTCTACGAGAGCATCGAAGAGCACGGCGGCATGAGGCCGCACCTGGTCTTCGCCTGCATCGGCCTCATCAAGCAGGTCTCGACCCGGGAGCCCAGGCAGAAGACGGTCAAGAAGGTCTCGAAGAATGTCTACGTCCACCACGGCGACCTGGAGGTCGATGGGAGCCTGAAGGTGGGCTCGTTGATGGTGACCGGCAATCTGAAGGTGAAGGGGAAGGCCGAGAACGTCCAGGGCCGCCAGCTCTTCGTGGGGGGCGACTTCGAGTGCGACACCTTCTATACGGAGGGCCCCGTGGTCATCGGAGGCGACCTCCGGGCCCGGGCCGTCGACGCCTACTACAATGACTACGGCCTGGAGGTTCGCGGCGTGCTGAAGGCCGACACGCTGACGATTGAGCGCCACCAGGTGATGGCGGGCCGGTTCGACGTCCAGCAGCGAATCGACAAATAG
- a CDS encoding radical SAM protein, which produces MSTSPTSSQMMPGMPARVSPGKLFMPQVYIMKVASRCNLDCKYCYMYNLADQTWRKQPRKMSEEVLRAVARKVALAGTPAQIIFHGGEPMLLGQDYYRRAVQIFREECPKVRLNFGMQTNATLLNDAWVDTLYELGIGVGVSLDGPEDVNDANRVYRGSGSGSHADVVGAVRRLQSSEKGSKVLGGALCVINLKQDPLRTYRHFVELGFKRISFLPMDGTYESPPPGKVAPFEDTPLADWLIPIFDEWFQNSQGVVVSLFEQIIQLIFGARGSYVDLLSTYPKALVVIETDGGIEPTDSLKSVADGLTKMGLNVLHNDMEDIFTKDLFLHLQAGEEGLAPKCKSCVYKYVCGGGLLAHRYSERNGFDNPTVYCADMYKLLGHIERRVGESLSPELMQRLRTAMARPPVAAREGGSPPALDA; this is translated from the coding sequence ATGAGCACGTCTCCAACGTCCTCCCAGATGATGCCGGGCATGCCGGCCCGCGTGAGCCCCGGCAAGCTGTTCATGCCGCAGGTGTACATCATGAAGGTCGCCAGTCGGTGCAACCTCGATTGCAAGTACTGCTACATGTACAACCTGGCGGACCAGACGTGGCGCAAGCAGCCACGGAAGATGAGCGAAGAGGTGCTGCGCGCGGTGGCCCGCAAGGTGGCGCTCGCCGGCACGCCCGCGCAGATCATCTTTCACGGCGGCGAGCCCATGCTCCTGGGGCAGGACTACTACCGTCGCGCAGTGCAGATCTTCCGGGAGGAGTGCCCGAAGGTGCGCCTCAACTTCGGGATGCAGACCAACGCCACCTTGCTGAACGACGCGTGGGTCGACACCCTGTATGAGCTGGGCATTGGCGTGGGCGTCAGCCTGGATGGCCCGGAGGACGTCAATGACGCGAACCGGGTCTACCGCGGTAGCGGGAGTGGCAGCCACGCGGACGTGGTCGGCGCCGTCCGGCGGCTGCAGAGCAGTGAAAAGGGCAGCAAGGTGCTCGGTGGCGCGCTGTGTGTCATCAACCTGAAGCAGGACCCGCTGCGCACCTACCGCCACTTCGTGGAGCTGGGCTTCAAGCGCATCTCGTTCCTGCCCATGGACGGCACGTACGAGAGCCCGCCCCCCGGCAAGGTGGCTCCCTTCGAGGACACACCGCTGGCGGACTGGCTCATTCCCATCTTCGACGAGTGGTTCCAGAACAGCCAGGGCGTGGTGGTGTCGCTCTTCGAGCAGATCATCCAGCTCATCTTCGGCGCCCGCGGCAGCTACGTGGACCTGCTGAGCACCTACCCCAAGGCGCTGGTCGTCATCGAGACGGACGGCGGCATCGAGCCGACCGATTCGCTGAAGTCGGTGGCCGACGGCCTCACCAAGATGGGGCTCAATGTCCTGCACAACGACATGGAGGACATCTTCACCAAGGACCTCTTCCTGCACCTCCAGGCCGGCGAGGAAGGGCTGGCGCCCAAGTGCAAGTCCTGCGTCTACAAATACGTGTGCGGAGGCGGGCTGCTGGCGCACCGCTACTCCGAGCGCAACGGCTTCGACAATCCCACTGTCTACTGCGCTGACATGTACAAGCTCCTCGGCCACATTGAGCGACGCGTGGGAGAGAGCCTGAGCCCGGAGTTGATGCAGCGTCTGCGCACCGCCATGGCCAGGCCCCCGGTGGCGGCAAGGGAAGGCGGGAGCCCGCCCGCCCTTGACGCGTGA
- a CDS encoding twin-arginine translocation signal domain-containing protein codes for MSDRKNVKPPEQQPESTETADSRRGFLGKLGLGAAAVVAAAAPGTAQAQEADCNDPAQRAREIVTAFNFNLAAGHKMSKDQVVEMSKAVDETIKNAVVRDVIGTRLKEYGLIEFNDINEVASNFSLHINVSW; via the coding sequence ATGTCTGATCGCAAGAACGTGAAGCCGCCCGAGCAGCAGCCGGAGAGCACCGAGACCGCGGACAGCCGTCGCGGCTTCCTCGGCAAGCTGGGCCTCGGGGCCGCGGCGGTAGTCGCGGCGGCGGCGCCGGGCACCGCCCAGGCGCAGGAAGCGGACTGCAATGACCCGGCCCAGCGCGCGCGGGAAATCGTCACGGCGTTCAACTTCAACCTGGCGGCCGGTCACAAGATGTCCAAGGACCAGGTCGTGGAGATGAGCAAGGCGGTGGATGAGACGATCAAGAACGCCGTCGTCCGGGACGTCATCGGCACGCGGCTCAAGGAATATGGCCTCATCGAGTTCAATGACATCAACGAGGTCGCCAGCAACTTCTCGCTGCACATCAACGTCAGCTGGTAG
- a CDS encoding Kelch repeat-containing protein — MTSRYNASATRLASGQVLVTGGSNGSTVAAAELYDPATGTWTATGAMTISRSEHTATLLNNGKVLVANGYTCCLAGVYLATAELYDPATGTWTATPTSPRARGVGKDVLLASGKVLITGGAASSSPAGPTSNVDVYDPSTNAWSVGPSLLAARYRHTATRLPSGKVLVAGGSSRTTTLRTVEVYDPATNAWTSGPQLGLARSNHSATLLPSGKVLVAGGGSTLTAELYDPATNTWAYTGSMTQSHSSHRAFLLPSGKVFLVDSFGAAEVYDPATGTWSATVSMAMTARTGAAVELLRSGQVLVAGGYVSPTAGYTATAELYDAGRFTWNVTAPLSTNRCGHTATLLDSGQVLVAGGNDSAGSLASAELYDPVARTWTPVGDMTEPRGNAVATLLPSGQVLVVGGNFDSTVTTSELYDPATGTWTATGSLLTARVYFTATVLASGQVLVTGGRSDGGIYPTSTELYDPATGTWSSSGNLATGRINHSAVLMSDGRVLIAGGHYQVFTTLYRLASTEVYTPSTGSWLTTSNLAQARSNFTLHLLGSGNPLAVGGLMGTGSYVGQGSLASAEKFQAVGVWASAGSMATPRHDHASAVLPSGAVLTAGGIWKIGGSSVSNLQASADLYDPATNAWKPTASMLAARSSHTLTPLPTGEVLAVGCVSGSALAEVYSP, encoded by the coding sequence ATGACCAGCCGGTACAATGCCTCGGCGACGCGGCTGGCCTCCGGGCAGGTGCTCGTCACGGGCGGCTCCAACGGTTCCACGGTGGCGGCCGCGGAGCTGTACGACCCGGCCACCGGCACCTGGACGGCCACCGGCGCGATGACCATCTCTCGCTCGGAGCACACCGCCACCCTGCTCAACAACGGCAAGGTGCTGGTGGCCAATGGCTACACCTGCTGCCTCGCGGGCGTCTATCTGGCCACGGCGGAGCTGTATGACCCGGCCACCGGCACCTGGACGGCCACTCCCACCAGCCCGCGTGCGCGCGGCGTGGGCAAGGACGTCCTGCTCGCCTCGGGCAAGGTCCTCATCACCGGCGGCGCCGCCAGCAGCTCGCCCGCAGGTCCCACCAGCAACGTGGATGTGTATGACCCATCCACCAACGCCTGGTCGGTGGGTCCGAGCCTCCTCGCCGCCCGCTACCGGCACACGGCGACGCGGCTGCCCTCGGGCAAGGTCCTGGTGGCGGGTGGCAGCAGCCGGACCACCACGCTGAGGACCGTGGAGGTGTACGACCCGGCCACCAACGCCTGGACCTCGGGCCCGCAGCTGGGACTGGCGCGCTCCAACCACTCGGCGACGCTGCTGCCCTCGGGCAAGGTCCTGGTGGCGGGCGGCGGCAGCACCCTCACCGCCGAACTCTATGACCCGGCGACCAACACCTGGGCCTACACCGGCAGCATGACGCAATCCCATTCCAGCCACCGCGCCTTCCTGCTGCCCTCGGGCAAGGTGTTCCTCGTCGACAGCTTCGGTGCCGCGGAGGTGTATGACCCGGCCACCGGGACGTGGAGCGCGACGGTCAGCATGGCGATGACCGCCCGCACCGGCGCTGCCGTGGAACTCCTGCGCTCCGGGCAGGTGCTCGTTGCCGGCGGTTACGTGTCGCCCACGGCCGGCTACACCGCCACGGCGGAGCTGTATGACGCGGGCCGCTTCACGTGGAATGTCACCGCTCCGCTCTCCACGAACCGGTGCGGACACACCGCCACCCTCCTGGACTCCGGCCAGGTGCTCGTGGCGGGAGGAAACGACAGCGCCGGCTCGCTGGCCAGCGCGGAGCTGTATGACCCCGTCGCCCGGACGTGGACGCCCGTGGGTGACATGACCGAGCCGCGCGGAAATGCCGTCGCAACCCTGTTGCCCTCGGGCCAGGTGCTCGTCGTGGGCGGCAACTTCGACAGCACCGTCACCACCTCGGAGCTGTACGACCCGGCCACCGGCACCTGGACGGCCACCGGCAGCCTGCTGACCGCGCGCGTCTACTTCACGGCGACCGTCCTGGCCTCGGGCCAGGTGCTCGTCACCGGTGGGCGAAGCGACGGCGGCATCTACCCGACCAGCACCGAGCTGTATGACCCGGCCACCGGCACGTGGTCCTCCTCGGGCAACCTCGCCACGGGCCGCATCAACCACTCCGCCGTGCTCATGAGTGACGGCCGGGTGCTCATCGCGGGCGGCCACTACCAGGTCTTCACGACCCTGTACCGGCTCGCCAGCACGGAGGTGTACACGCCGAGCACCGGGAGCTGGCTCACCACGTCGAACCTGGCCCAGGCCCGCAGCAACTTCACCCTGCACCTGCTGGGCTCGGGCAACCCGCTCGCCGTCGGTGGGCTCATGGGAACCGGCTCGTACGTCGGCCAGGGCTCGCTGGCCTCGGCGGAGAAGTTCCAGGCGGTCGGTGTCTGGGCTTCCGCGGGCAGCATGGCCACGCCACGCCATGACCACGCGAGCGCCGTGCTGCCTTCGGGCGCGGTGCTGACGGCGGGAGGAATCTGGAAGATTGGCGGCTCCAGCGTCTCCAACCTCCAGGCCAGCGCGGACCTGTACGACCCGGCCACCAACGCCTGGAAGCCCACGGCGAGCATGCTGGCCGCGCGCTCAAGCCACACGCTCACCCCGCTGCCGACCGGTGAGGTCCTCGCGGTGGGCTGCGTGAGTGGCAGCGCCCTCGCGGAAGTGTATTCGCCGTGA
- a CDS encoding alpha/beta fold hydrolase, with protein MKAPAKAPAVGAVEAGLLGQLAPAVTATVRWLPGGGALRVLEGGKGPTVVLLHGRGGAASTWFVYLTALARGHRVLAVDLPGFGMSSAPEGAMDSAEDGVRFFTEPVEELLLQPGTGPVAVVGHSLGGLVGLELALRGRVPVERLALVDAMGLGPELERKARLFFRAGPERLARSLGPWAWSRLIPPPPTPLGERLGALAYELLSVPEGRDAGARAFNTLVPVTGPVFHRRERLGEVKAPVLLVWGEKEDVLPLSLGEEAARRFPQARLLRVDAGHSPHQEHPERVLPELKAFLDEGLPAREQ; from the coding sequence ATGAAGGCCCCGGCGAAGGCTCCGGCGGTGGGCGCGGTGGAGGCGGGGCTGCTGGGGCAACTGGCCCCGGCCGTGACGGCGACGGTGCGCTGGCTGCCGGGCGGCGGGGCGTTGCGGGTCCTGGAGGGTGGAAAGGGGCCCACGGTGGTGCTGCTCCATGGGCGGGGCGGGGCGGCGTCCACGTGGTTCGTCTACCTGACGGCGCTGGCCCGGGGGCACCGGGTGCTGGCGGTGGACCTGCCCGGCTTCGGGATGTCCTCGGCGCCCGAGGGGGCCATGGACTCGGCGGAGGACGGGGTGCGCTTCTTCACGGAGCCGGTGGAGGAATTGCTGCTCCAGCCAGGCACGGGGCCGGTGGCGGTGGTGGGCCACTCGCTGGGCGGGCTGGTGGGGCTGGAGCTGGCGCTGCGCGGCCGGGTGCCGGTGGAGCGGCTGGCCCTGGTGGATGCGATGGGGCTGGGGCCGGAGCTGGAGCGCAAGGCGCGCCTGTTCTTCCGTGCCGGGCCGGAGCGGCTGGCGCGCTCGCTGGGGCCGTGGGCCTGGTCCCGGCTGATACCGCCGCCTCCCACGCCGCTGGGCGAGCGGCTGGGGGCGCTGGCGTATGAGCTGCTCTCGGTGCCCGAAGGCCGGGACGCGGGGGCGCGGGCGTTCAACACGCTGGTGCCGGTGACGGGGCCGGTGTTCCACCGGCGCGAGCGATTGGGTGAGGTGAAGGCGCCGGTGCTGCTCGTGTGGGGCGAGAAGGAGGATGTCCTGCCCCTGTCTCTCGGGGAAGAGGCGGCGCGGAGGTTTCCCCAGGCGCGGCTGCTGCGCGTGGACGCCGGGCACAGCCCCCACCAGGAACACCCCGAGCGCGTGCTCCCGGAGCTGAAGGCGTTCCTGGATGAGGGATTGCCAGCTCGCGAGCAGTGA
- a CDS encoding AAA family ATPase, giving the protein MNTDIRALTERVQQESSFVEVLNQETGKVIVGQRYMLERILIGLLCNGHVLLEGVPGLAKTLTVRTVADALSATFMRIQFTPDLLPADVVGTMIYNQQAANFTVRKGPIFANIVLADEINRAPAKVQSALLEAMAERQVTIGDQSFGLPSPFLVLATQNPIEQEGTYPLPEAQVDRFMLKVKVGYPTRDEEKVIMDRMSGGTTPKAQKVINLEHLVRARELVHQIYMDEKVKEYILNVVFATREPNKYGLKDLADYIQFGASPRATISLAQAARAHAFLRHRGFVTPEDVKAIAFDVLRHRIAMTYEAEAEELTAEKIIQRVFDRVEVP; this is encoded by the coding sequence ATGAACACGGATATCCGCGCGCTCACCGAGCGCGTGCAGCAGGAAAGCAGCTTCGTCGAGGTCCTCAACCAGGAGACCGGCAAGGTCATCGTCGGCCAGCGCTACATGCTGGAGCGCATCCTCATCGGCCTGCTCTGCAACGGCCACGTGCTGCTGGAGGGCGTGCCCGGCCTCGCCAAGACGCTCACCGTGCGCACCGTGGCGGACGCGCTCAGCGCCACCTTCATGCGCATCCAGTTCACGCCGGACCTGCTGCCCGCCGACGTGGTGGGCACGATGATCTACAACCAGCAGGCGGCGAACTTCACCGTCCGCAAGGGCCCCATCTTCGCGAACATCGTCCTCGCGGACGAAATCAACCGCGCCCCCGCCAAGGTCCAGTCCGCCCTCCTGGAGGCCATGGCCGAGCGCCAGGTCACCATCGGCGACCAGTCCTTCGGGCTGCCCTCTCCGTTCCTCGTGCTGGCCACCCAGAACCCGATTGAGCAGGAAGGCACCTACCCGCTGCCCGAGGCGCAGGTGGACCGCTTCATGCTCAAGGTGAAGGTGGGCTACCCCACGCGGGATGAAGAGAAGGTCATCATGGACCGGATGTCCGGGGGCACCACGCCCAAGGCACAGAAGGTCATCAACCTGGAGCACCTGGTCCGCGCCCGCGAGCTCGTCCACCAGATCTACATGGACGAGAAGGTGAAGGAGTACATCCTCAACGTGGTGTTCGCCACGCGCGAGCCCAACAAGTACGGCCTCAAGGACCTGGCGGACTACATCCAGTTCGGCGCCTCACCGCGCGCCACCATCTCCCTGGCCCAGGCCGCCCGCGCCCACGCCTTCCTGCGCCACCGCGGCTTCGTCACCCCCGAGGACGTGAAGGCGATTGCCTTCGACGTGCTCCGCCACCGCATCGCCATGACGTACGAGGCGGAGGCCGAGGAGCTCACCGCGGAGAAGATCATCCAGCGCGTCTTCGACCGCGTCGAAGTCCCCTGA
- a CDS encoding DUF58 domain-containing protein → MLPKDLIRRIRKLEIRTRKVVSDMLAGQYHSVFKGRGMAFSEVRQYQPGDEIRIIDWNVTARMNEAYVKVFTEERELTVMLLVDVSASKEFGSKDRTKAEIAAEVAAQIAFSAIANNDRVGLILFSDRVEKVVPPRKGRTHVLRLVSDILTFKPQGKGTDLATGLTYLRQVAKRKAVTFLISDFMARDYEKPLRLVGRKHDLVPVVVEDPMEADFPRMGLVDMEDPETGERFVVDTSDPRVRGRFARAMQAARDERRKLFKKLELDHVELRAGDDHGKALAQFFRARARRMAA, encoded by the coding sequence GTGCTCCCCAAGGACCTCATCCGCCGCATCCGCAAGCTGGAGATTCGCACCCGCAAGGTGGTCTCCGACATGCTCGCGGGTCAGTACCACTCGGTCTTCAAGGGCCGCGGCATGGCCTTCTCCGAGGTGCGGCAGTACCAGCCCGGTGACGAAATCCGCATCATCGACTGGAACGTCACCGCGCGCATGAACGAGGCCTACGTCAAGGTCTTCACCGAGGAGCGCGAGCTGACGGTGATGCTCCTGGTGGACGTGTCCGCCTCCAAGGAGTTCGGCTCGAAGGACCGCACCAAGGCGGAGATTGCCGCCGAGGTCGCCGCGCAGATTGCCTTCAGCGCCATTGCCAACAACGACAGGGTGGGGCTCATCCTCTTCTCGGACCGGGTGGAGAAGGTGGTGCCGCCGCGCAAGGGCCGCACGCACGTGCTGCGGCTGGTGAGCGACATCCTCACCTTCAAGCCGCAGGGGAAGGGGACGGACCTGGCCACGGGGCTCACCTACCTGCGACAGGTGGCGAAGCGGAAGGCCGTCACGTTCCTCATCTCCGACTTCATGGCGCGCGACTACGAGAAGCCGCTGCGGCTGGTGGGGCGCAAGCACGACTTGGTGCCGGTGGTGGTGGAAGACCCGATGGAGGCGGACTTCCCGCGCATGGGGCTGGTGGACATGGAGGACCCGGAGACGGGTGAGCGCTTCGTCGTCGACACCAGCGACCCGCGCGTGCGGGGCCGCTTCGCCCGCGCCATGCAGGCCGCGCGCGACGAGCGCCGCAAGCTGTTCAAGAAGCTGGAGCTGGACCACGTGGAGCTGCGGGCCGGCGATGACCACGGCAAGGCGCTCGCGCAGTTCTTCCGCGCGCGGGCCCGGAGGATGGCGGCGTGA
- a CDS encoding BatD family protein — translation MKRLLPLLALLWMAALPAWGAQPPGAPADEAVQPQDVSVRVEPKQVRIGDPFVYEVVLTHPKDQRYELVLPKETGDFELLDQTRQRQDGPDSATTTFGVRMSAFALGTVQVPALTFDVATPDGPKKFSLPGREVDVTSTLPADADGQGAELFDYQPPQEVPIRSWQLVLTVLGVLAAGLLAWALWRWWKNRPKHVVVVPPLPLDVRTRKALDALKAEDLPARGHVKDYYFRLSEIIRGYLGERYAFEALECTSSELMASLRRLPTPGLPEAALMRFVSESDMVKYARADASPESCRDALGFAYALLDKTYVPPPPPQAPVNAAAPRVQ, via the coding sequence GTGAAGCGGCTCCTGCCCCTGCTGGCCCTGCTGTGGATGGCCGCGCTGCCGGCGTGGGGCGCGCAGCCCCCCGGCGCGCCCGCGGACGAGGCGGTGCAGCCTCAGGACGTGTCGGTGCGCGTGGAGCCGAAGCAGGTGCGCATCGGCGACCCGTTCGTCTACGAGGTGGTCCTCACCCACCCGAAGGACCAGCGCTACGAGCTGGTGCTGCCCAAGGAGACGGGCGACTTCGAGCTGCTGGACCAGACGCGCCAGCGCCAGGACGGGCCGGACTCGGCCACCACCACCTTTGGCGTGCGCATGTCCGCCTTCGCGCTGGGCACGGTGCAGGTGCCGGCGCTCACCTTCGACGTGGCCACGCCGGACGGGCCGAAGAAGTTCTCCCTGCCGGGCCGCGAGGTGGACGTGACGTCCACGCTGCCGGCGGACGCGGACGGGCAGGGCGCGGAGCTGTTCGACTACCAGCCGCCGCAGGAGGTGCCCATCCGCTCGTGGCAGCTGGTGCTGACGGTGCTGGGCGTGCTGGCGGCGGGCCTGCTGGCCTGGGCGCTGTGGCGCTGGTGGAAGAACCGCCCGAAGCACGTGGTGGTGGTGCCGCCGCTGCCGCTGGACGTGCGCACCCGCAAGGCGCTGGATGCGCTCAAGGCCGAGGACCTGCCCGCGCGCGGCCACGTGAAGGACTACTACTTCCGCCTGTCCGAAATCATCCGTGGCTACCTCGGTGAGCGCTACGCCTTCGAGGCGCTGGAGTGCACCAGCTCCGAGCTGATGGCCTCGCTGCGCCGCCTGCCCACCCCCGGCCTCCCCGAGGCCGCGCTCATGCGCTTCGTGTCCGAGTCGGACATGGTGAAGTACGCGCGCGCGGATGCCTCTCCCGAGTCCTGCCGCGACGCGCTCGGCTTCGCCTACGCGCTCCTCGACAAGACGTACGTCCCGCCCCCGCCGCCCCAGGCTCCCGTCAATGCCGCCGCTCCCCGCGTTCAATAA
- a CDS encoding vWA domain-containing protein: MPPLPAFNNPEALWGLLLVPMLLVQAWRERRARATLRFSGAHVFGRSRKGFRTYLLPLLPLLRAAAVTAAILAIARPQGRDSRVRDLSVEGIDIVVALDLSTSMEAGDFRPQNRMHVAKEVLSEFIANRVNDRIGLVVFAGAAYTQAPLTLDYGVLKEVIKQLRTRVLEDGTAIGDALATSLNRLRDSEAKSRVVVLITDGDNNAGKISPMDSANMAQALNVPIYTILVGKGGKVPFPQGTDLFGNTVWRETEIPINPELMQDIADRTGGEYYRATDPEGLRAGLQKVLDSLERSKLMEGGASATYREEFHPFLLAAFGLAALELLLRASFLRVFP, encoded by the coding sequence ATGCCGCCGCTCCCCGCGTTCAATAACCCCGAGGCGCTCTGGGGGCTGCTGCTCGTGCCGATGCTGCTGGTGCAGGCCTGGCGGGAGCGGCGCGCCCGCGCCACGCTGCGCTTCTCCGGAGCGCACGTCTTCGGCCGGAGCCGCAAGGGCTTTCGCACGTACCTGCTGCCCTTGCTCCCGCTGCTGCGCGCGGCGGCGGTGACGGCGGCCATCCTCGCCATCGCCCGGCCGCAGGGGCGCGACTCGCGCGTGCGGGACTTGTCGGTGGAGGGCATCGACATCGTGGTGGCGCTGGACCTGTCCACGTCGATGGAGGCCGGAGACTTCCGCCCGCAGAACCGCATGCACGTGGCCAAGGAGGTGCTCAGCGAGTTCATCGCCAACCGGGTGAATGACCGCATCGGCCTGGTGGTGTTCGCGGGCGCGGCCTACACGCAGGCGCCGCTGACGCTGGACTACGGCGTGCTGAAGGAGGTCATCAAGCAGCTGCGCACCCGCGTGCTGGAGGACGGCACGGCCATTGGTGACGCGCTGGCCACCTCGCTCAACCGCCTGCGCGACTCGGAGGCCAAGAGCCGCGTGGTGGTGCTGATTACCGACGGCGACAACAACGCCGGGAAGATCAGCCCCATGGACTCGGCCAACATGGCCCAGGCGCTCAACGTGCCCATCTACACGATTCTGGTGGGCAAGGGCGGCAAGGTGCCCTTCCCGCAGGGCACCGACTTGTTCGGCAACACCGTGTGGCGCGAGACGGAGATTCCCATCAACCCGGAGCTGATGCAGGACATCGCGGACCGCACCGGCGGCGAGTACTACCGCGCCACGGACCCCGAAGGCCTGCGCGCGGGCCTGCAGAAGGTGCTCGACTCGCTGGAGCGCTCGAAGCTGATGGAGGGCGGCGCCAGCGCCACCTACCGCGAGGAGTTCCATCCGTTCCTGCTGGCCGCCTTCGGCCTCGCGGCGCTGGAATTGCTCCTGCGCGCGTCCTTCCTGAGGGTCTTCCCGTGA